The following proteins come from a genomic window of Lycium ferocissimum isolate CSIRO_LF1 chromosome 4, AGI_CSIRO_Lferr_CH_V1, whole genome shotgun sequence:
- the LOC132053767 gene encoding protein IFH1-like produces MSPAKRKVEKSTEGHRDNKKARVQSSLKNLADLAKSIVESANIEERDSQTDNQSSEREEVQSQEAVDTNEQSEEELEAEETADGVDEGDGVDEDDEDDERDSASKNTVHLSTSIAELRTKKRNSVNANLIAESSSRLDIDHNKPSIDEVINVFSIDKYAVRMPLNENNDLIVYLTVKSGMGKNFDMFRLILKK; encoded by the coding sequence ATGTCTCCGGCcaaaagaaaagttgagaaatCAACTGAAGGTCATAGAGATAATAAAAAAGCTAGAGTGCAATCATCATTAAAGAATCTTGCTGATTTAGCAAAATCTATTGTTGAATCAGCAAATATAGAGGAAAGAGACAGCCAAACTGACAATCAATCCTCAGAAAGAGAGGAAGTACAGAGCCAAGAAGCAGTAGATacaaatgaacaaagtgaagaagaaTTAGAAGCTGAAGAAACTGCTGATGGAGTAGATGAAGGAGATGGAgtggatgaagatgatgaagatgatgaacgGGATAGTGCTTCCAAAAATACAGTTCACTTGTCGACGTCCATAGCTGAATTaagaacaaagaagagaaatagTGTGAATGCTAATTTAATTGCAGAATCTTCTAGTAGATTGGACATAGATCATAACAAACCTTCCATTGACGAGGTCATCAATGTTTTCAGTATTGACAAGTATGCCGTGAGGATGCcgttgaatgaaaataatgatttgatcgTTTATCTTACGGTCAAATCAGGCATGGGCAAGAACTTTGATATGTTTAGGCTAATTCTTAAAAAGTAG
- the LOC132054385 gene encoding GDSL esterase/lipase At2g40250-like, producing the protein MQAKTTLLLSLIVFFNILFFLPPLTNTSSSNITAIFAFGDSIFDPGNNNVLSTIVRANHLPYGKDFPGHVPTGRFCNGQLTTDILASKLGIKQVLQAYLDPMVSNKDLLTGVSFASGGSGLDELTAKENNVLTMENQLNYFEQALKRMQKVVGQKEVKYIVEKSLFMIAAGTNDVCDNFYTLPTRRYLSLSGYHDFLLNSLEDFVNDLYEMGARKIVVAGLPPVGCLPVQVTINSFLPSFHMFQRVCKLQQNLDSQNYNNKLQALISRLQATYSGSKLIYMDVYNPLLDMINNPSAYGYDRIHEGCCGTGSVEMGPLCNKFDPTCVNPSKYIFWDAVHPTQTTNEHLVHNFQQTLLRQLVD; encoded by the exons ATGCAAGCCAAAACCACCCTACTCCTTTCACTAATTGTGTTCTTcaatattcttttctttctacCCCCTCTAACTAATACATCTTCTTCAAATATAACTGCGATTTTCGCGTTTGGTGACTCCATCTTCGACCCTGGCAATAACAATGTCCTTTCTACCATTGTCCGTGCCAATCACTTGCCATACGGCAAGGACTTTCCAGGCCATGTTCCAACTGGAAGATTTTGTAATGGGCAATTGACAACAGATATTTTAGCTTCAAAGTTGGGAATAAAGCAAGTTTTACAAGCTTATTTAGACCCTATGGTCTCTAATAAGGACTTGTTAACTGGAGTTAGTTTTGCTTCTGGTGGTTCAGGCTTAGATGAACTTACAGCCAAGGAAAATAATGTGTTGACAATGGAGAATCAGTTGAATTACTTTGAGCAAGCTTTAAAGAGGATGCAAAAAGTTGTCGGGCAAAAAGAAGTTAAGTATATAGTTGAAAAATCTCTGTTTATGATCGCTGCCGGGACGAACGATGTGTGTGATAATTTTTATACGTTGCCAACTCGAAGATATCTTTCTTTGTCAGGCTACCATGATTTTCTGCTCAATAGTCTTGAGGATTTTGTCAAT GATTTGTATGAAATGGGAGCAAGAAAAATTGTTGTGGCAGGTCTTCCACCAGTGGGCTGCTTGCCTGTGCAAGTGACCATTAATAGTTTTCTACCAAGCTTTCATATGTTTCAGCGTGTCTGCAAACTACAGCAGAACTTGGACTCACAGAATTATAACAATAAGCTTCAAGCACTCATTTCCAGATTGCAAGCTACATATTCTGGGTCCAAACTTATCTATATGGATGTCTACAATCCCCTTTTGGACATGATAAACAATCCATCAGCCTATG GATATGATCGGATCCATGAAGGATGCTGTGGAACTGGTTCAGTAGAGATGGGTCCTTTGTGCAATAAGTTTGATCCAACATGTGTGAATCCCTCCAAATATATCTTTTGGGATGCTGTTCATCCTACACAGACAACTAATGAACATCTTGTTCATAATTTCCAGCAGACTCTGCTACGTCAACTTGTTGACTAA
- the LOC132051601 gene encoding protein VAPYRIN-like encodes MEKLVEVSEPEIRIDFALGCKCRATVNLKSLIATSPIAYKVQTSSPHKFLVNPPSGLISPSSCTTFQVILKPQSQIPSTFPRSPSDRFLVRTAIAPELKLELNSSSSETTRSEIVNSWFSSIGHNCSTYDIKLKVVFVGPFLLRHAVSNGDCDSVRNIIKRQRSVFTEFSTREAESLIRVAKQLPNNNNDMVNILIEGGLKVDACTEPNAVKWVSMGWTSLHIAVANDRRDEVERLVRVNNNGGGCRWLDSKDKEGRTPLHLAASKALLGIAKVLIGAGAQVDARSKDGRTALFRAAANGDCEMVKMLVEMGADPTVTELHLGRSALDIARSKGHETAVKILERGEAVLHAARRGDLQLLETLLDKGATTNFRDQYGLTAVHIAAIKGNKDAVMIVAEFGADLECQDSEGNTPLHMAVEGGCAQMVEVLLNRGANVNARNKKGDTPLSISRFLSYEEITQLLVDEGAVLSVLPSNSPSPLS; translated from the exons ATGGAGAAATTAGTTGAAGTTTCAGAACCAGAAATACGTATAGACTTTGCATTAGGCTGCAAATGTCGAGCCACAGTGAACCTCAAATCACTTATTGCAACCTCACCAATAGCATACAAAGTTCAAACTTCATCTCCTCACAAGTTCCTTGTCAATCCACCTAGTGGCCTAATATCTCCATCATCTTGCACCACTTTCCAAGTCATTCTCAAACCTCAATCCCAAATACCTTCCACTTTCCCTCGCTCCCCTTCTGATCGGTTCCTCGTTAGAACCGCTATAGCACCTGAACTCAAACTCGAACTCAACTCTTCGTCTTCTGAGACGACTCGGTCTGAAATAGTTAATTCGTGGTTCAGCTCAATTGGACATAATTGTTCAACTTATGACATAAAACTCAAGGTGGTTTTCGTGGGGCCGTTTCTTCTTCGACATGCTGTTAGTAATGGAGATTGTGATTCCGTTAGGAATATTATCAAACGACAACGATCCGTTTTCACTGAATTTTCAACTCGGGAAGCTGAGTCACTCATCCGAGTTGCAAAGCAGCTGCCTAATAATAACAACGACATGGTCAATATCTTGATTGAGGGTGGATTAAAG GTGGACGCATGTACTGAACCAAACGCCGTAAAATGGGTGTCAATGGGGTGGACGTCGTTACATATCGCGGTCGCGAATGACCGGAGGGATGAAGTTGAGAGGCTAGTGAGAGTGAATAATAACGGAGGAGGTTGCAGGTGGTTGGATAGCAAAGACAAGGAAGGAAGAACGCCATTACATTTAGCGGCGAGTAAAGCGTTATTGGGGATTGCTAAGGTGTTGATAGGTGCAGGTGCGCAGGTGGACGCGAGGAGCAAAGATGGTAGAACAGCTTTGTTTAGAGCAGCTGCCAATGGGGACTGTGAAATGGTGAAGATGCTTGTTGAAATGGGTGCTGACCCTACTGTTACTGAATTGCATCTTGGCCGTTCAGCGCTTGATATCGCCCGATCTAAGGGTCAT GAGACAGCCGTTAAAATCCTCGAAAGAGGAGAAGCAGTTCTACATGCGGCAAGACGGGGTGATCTCCAGCTGCTCGAGACACTTCTGGACAAGGGAGCAACAACCAACTTCCGAGATCAATATGGTCTAACAGCTGTCCACATTGCAGCGATTAAAGGAAACAAAGATGCAGTAATGATAGTGGCTGAATTCGGAGCCGACTTGGAATGTCAAGATTCAGAAGGCAACACTCCGCTCCACATGGCTGTCGAAGGCGGCTGTGCACAGATGGTAGAAGTGCTACTTAACAGAGGAGCCAATGTGAATGCCAGGAACAAGAAAGGTGACACTCCGCTTTCTATTTCCAGATTTTTGAGTTATGAAGAAATAACACAGCTGCTTGTTGATGAGGGTGCGGTGCTTTCTGTACTTCCTTCAAATTCGCCCTCTCCCTTATCTTGA